The DNA window GACGACGGCGCGGGCCGCGTCGGCGGGGTCGGCGGCGTCGCCGACATCGAGGCGGAACGGCTCCCACGCCCCGAGGTCCCGGGCGACCGGCCGCAGCCCGTGGTCGTCGCGGCGGAAGTTCACCTTCAGCGCGTCGGCTTCCGCCACGGCCGCCCGCAGGGCCGCGGCGAGCAGGGCGGTGTCCAGGTCACCGTCGATGTCCCAGAGAGTCGCCACGTTGTTCGGTACGTCCGGAGTGAATTCCTGCGCGAGCCACATGGCTTCCTGCGCGGATGTGACGCCGGTACAACCCATCCAGATGCCCCCAGCAAAAGTGGTTTCCCGGTCAACGGCCTCGCCGTGCCGATACTTGTCGCGGCCCATGCGCTCGAACAACTGGCATGAAAGATGTTCGCCAGAGATCGAAAAGGAACAGGCCAACACCCGAAACAACTCCGCCAAACCGCCCCGGCAAACGTCCGTCCGGCCCGCTTCAAACCGCCCTCGGACATCTTTCGGTCACGGGTCCGCGCGTTCCACGCGTTGCACGTTTTCCACGCGTTGCAACGGCCGTACTACGCCTGCTAGCGCGGCCCCTCCGCCGCTGCGGCCGGGCTTTCGTTGTCGTGCGCGCTGGTCCGGACCACCTCGGCGACGGTCAACTCGTAGGAGGAGTACCAGTGTTTCCTGCCGAGTCGCTGCGCCACCTGGTGATCGGGGTCGCAACGCCACTTGTCCAGCGTCTCCCCGTCCTGCCACATCATGACGGCGAGACGTTCGCCGTCCTCCCCGGTGTAGTGCTTGACCTCCACCGGGTCGGACCCGGCAATGGCGCGGACCCGCTCCTGCATCCGCTCCTCGGTGGCGTAGTAGTCCTCGCCGGCCTCCTCGGACAGGCGCGACTTGAACAGGATCACGAACATTCGGAGTCCTCCAGGGTGGCGGTGGTCGGGTGGGGGGAAGGGGTGCAGGCGCGCAGTCGGTCGTCGGGCGCCGAGACCAGCTCGGTGCCGTACCGGGCCAACAGATCCGCCACGAGCCGGTCCAGACGCTCGTCGTCACGCAGTACGGAGGCGTAGCTCTCCTCGGTGAACGCGCACCGCTCGTACAGCGGAACGAACCGGTCGGGGAACAGGGCCGTCAGCCGCCCGCGCAGCGCCTCCGCAGCGGTCTCCTCGCGCGGTGGGCCGGCCATCGTGAAGTAGTGCCGGTAGGAGAGCCGGGAGATGGCGTCGGCGTCCTCGGTCCGCGACTTCTCGTAGGCGGCCAGGCCCGCCGCCCAGTCCGCGGAGGCGTCGAGGCAGTCGACGAGGACCCGGGCGTCCTCGAAGCCGCAGTTCATGCCGTGCCCCATGAAGGGCGCCATCGCATGACAGGAATCACCCAGCAGCGCGAAGGTGTCCCGCCAGACCCATCGGTCGCAGCGGACGGCCGTGAGAGTCGAGACGGCCTTGGTGGCGAGCTGTTCCGCGATGTCGGGGATGATCCCGGTCAGCTCGGGGAAGTGGGCGGCGAACATCTCGTACAGGTCCTGGCCGCCGCGGGCCGCCGCGTAGGACGGGGCGGGGCCGTCGAGGCGCATGAACAAGGAGCCCGAGAGCCTCCCCGACGGCAGGGGGTGCGCGGCGAACATCGCCTTCCCGGAGGGCCAGTAGTGCGTGATGGTCGGGTCCAGCCGGCCGGCCGGTACGTCGATCTCCTGGTAGGCCAGGTCCAGCGTGCGCACCTCGGCCCGGGTGCCGCGCGCCTCCAGGGCGGCCCGGGCGGCGGAGTGCGCGCCGTCGCAGCCGAGGACCCGGCGGCACGTCAGCCGGTGCGAGCCGTGCCGGTCCTCCACCAGCACCGCGGGTTCGTCCAGGTCCACCGAGCGCACGCGCTGCCCGAAGCGGATGCGCACACCGGGGGTCGCCTCGGCGGCGTCCAGCAGGATGTGGTGCAGCCGCCGGCGCTCCACCGCCCAGATGGGCTGTCCGTCCCGGCTGTAGGGGGTCATGCGCGTCCGGCCGTCGGGCAGGTGCCCGCGGCGTCCGTGCAGGGGGACGCATATGCGGCGCACGGCGTCCGCGACGCCCAGGTCCGACAGGGCGCGCCAGCCGCGCGCCGACAGCATCACGACCAGTGACCGGCCTTGTCCACCGGAGTTCCGCCTGGGGTCCGCCCGTTTCTCCAGCAGGGTGACCGGTCCGAAGCGGGGCGCCAGGTAGAGAGCCGTGACCGCGCCCACCAGACCGGCCCCCACGATGACGGTCTCCGGGTTCCCGTCCGTGCGGTCCGTGCCGTTCCCGTTCATACCGTTCTTGCCCCTCGTCCGTTGCTCCGCCGGCGGTTGTCGGGTCGTGTCCGCGTCCGCACCTCGCTATGGCCGCCGCAGTTCCGTCAGGACCGCGGCGCCGGCCTCTTTGGTACCCAGGGACCCGCCGAGGTCGGGGGTCACACGGCCAGCCGAGACCGCCGCGGCGACCGCCCGGCGGACCGCGTCCGCCTCCTCGGTCCGGCCCAGGTGCTCGACCAGCAGGGCCACGGAGAGGATCGCGCCGAACGGGTTGGCGGTGCCGGTACCCGCGATGTCCGGGGCGCTGCCGTGCACGGGCTCGAAGAGCCCTTTTCCGGTCACGGGGTTGAGGTTCGCCGACGCCGCCACGCCGAGGCCGCCGGCCAGCGCGGCCGTGAGGTCGCTCAGGATGTCGCCGTAGGAGTTGTTGGTGACGACGACGTCGAAGGCGGTCGGATCGGTGGCCAGTCGCAGGGCGGCGGTGTCCACGTAGAGGTGGGACGTCTCGACGTGCGGGTGCCGTGCGACCGCCTCGCTCCAGCACCGCTGCCACAGCTGTCCGCCGTTGCGGACGGCGTTGGCCTTGTCGACGAGGCACACCGACCTGCGCGCCACCGAGAACGCGAACTCCAGTACCCGTGAGACGCCTTGGTGGGTGCTGAGGTCCACGTCGATGGCGATCTCCTGGGGGGTCCCGGTGCGCGTACCGCCGCCGATGCCGCTGTAGAGCCCCTCGGTGTTCTCCCTGACGATCACGCAGTCGATCGCCCGGCGGGCCGGGTCGCGCAGCGGACTGAGCCTGTCGTGCAGGAGCCTGGCGGGCCGGTAGTTGACGTAGAGGTCGAGTTCGAGGCGCAGGGTGGTGAGGACCGTACGCACGTACGCGGTGTCGCTGAGCCGGGGGTCCCCGATCGCGCCGAGGAGCGCCGCCCGGCTGGACCTGATCCGGTCGAGGTCGGCTCCGGTCAGCGCGGTTCCGGTGCGCAGGTAGGTCTCCGCGTTGACGTGGTCCAGGACGTCCGTACGCGTCCCGAGGCCGAGGGCGTCGAGGACGTCCAGCGCCGGCTCGATCACCTCGGGACCGATGCCGTCACCGGGGATCACGGCGATGGTGGTCAAGGCCGCCTCACTTCGGGCCCTGGCTCAGCACGTCCGCGACGAGTTCCGCGACGTCGGTCGTCACGTGGAAGTGCCCGCCCGGCCGCACGGTCCCCGAAAAGCCGCCGGAGGTGACGCTCGCCCACCCCGCCAGCTGGTCCTGCTCCACCAGCGGGTCGCCCGCGCCGTGGTAGCTGCGCACGGGACAGGACAGCGGACGGGTGCCGGGGCGGGGCCGATAGGTCGCGTGCGCCCGCAGGTCCGAGCGGATGACGGGCAGGAGGAGGTCGCGCAGCTCGGCGTTCTCGGCGACCGCGGGCTCGATGCCGCCCAGCGCGCACAGGGTCGACCAGAACTCGTCGTCGGGCGCCAGGTGGACACCCCTGTTGGTCATGGATCCGGGCGGCAGGGCGGCGGACACGCAGAGCGCCCGGGGTTCCTCACCGGCGTCCCGCAGCAGCAGGGCGGTCTCGTAGGCGACCAGCGCCCCGAGGCTGTGCCCGAACAGCACGTGGTCGCCCGGCGGCAACCGCAGCAGTTCCGCCGCCACGCAGCCGGCCATCGCGGCCACGTCGTCCACGGGCGGCTCTCCGAAGCGGTCGCCGCGGCCCGGGTACTGGACGGCCATCAGCGACACACCGGGCGGCACCGCGGCGGACCACTCGCCGAAGGCGACCCCCGATCCCCCCGAGTGCGGGAAGCACACCACCCGGACGCCGGCAGGGTCACCGGCGATCATCGACCGCACCCAGCCGCGTTCCCGTATCCGGCTCATCCACTCCGCCTTTCTGGCCGGCCGTCGTTCCGTCCGCACCATGTTTTCCACTCGCCGCCGATTCGCGGGGCCCTCGACAGATGTCGGCAAGAGATCGGGGCGCGGTGGAACGCGGCGCAGACGATGCCAAAGGACACAAGGACCGCGAGCACGCCGCCGCACGGCACGGGCTCACCTCGCACGCGGACGCCGCGCACCACCACACCGGACACCGCCCGCCACCGTGAGAGGGCACGCGCCCTCCACCCAAGTCGCCGCCGTCCCGCGGCCCGGACGGACGGAGCGCACCCGCGGCTCCACCCGGACCTTCGCGCCCCTCGATCCACGCCTCGACCGACCCGCCGAAAGGGAACGCGATCATGCTTGACGGTTTTGTGCACTGGCCCGAACAGCTCGCGGCGGACCTGCGCCGGACAGGGGTCTGGCGCGGCCGGCCGATCGGTGACTTGTTGCACGAGTCGTGCGAACGGAACGCCGATCGGGTGGCCGTGGTGTGCGGCGAACGCCGGATGACCTACGCGGAGCTGTCCCGGCGGGCGGACCGGTTGGCGGGCGGCCTGATCGGACTGGGCATCAGGCCCCTGGACCGGGTGGTGGTGCACCTTCCCAACATCCCGGAGTTCGTCGTCCTGGTCTTCGCGCTGCTGCGGGCCGGAGCGATCCCGGTGCTGGCGCTGCCCGGTCACCGCAGGGCCGAGATCGCGCATCTGTGTGCCCACTCGGGGGCTGTCGCCTATGTGGTGAAGGACGAGTTCGGCGGGTTCGACTTCCGTACGATCGCCCGGGAGATCCCGTCGGTCCCGCACGTGATCGTCAGCGGCGACGCCCAGGAGTTCATTTCGCTGGAGTCGCTGGAGTCGCCGGACGCCCAGGACGTCGCACTGCCCACGGTGGACGCGTCCGACCCCGCGCTGTTCCTGCTCTCCGGGGGCACCACCGGACTGCCGAAGCTGATTCCCCGGACCCACGACGACTACGAGTACGTCATGCGGGCCTGCGCGGAGGCGATGCGGGTGGGCCCGGAGGTGGTCTACCTCGCCGTCAACCCGGTCGCGCACCAGGCGGCCCTCGCCTGTCCGGGCGTGTTCGGCAGTCTCCTGATGGGAGGGAAGGCGGTACTCACGTCGAGCGTGCGGCCCGACGACGTCTTCTCGCTGATCCGCCGCGAGGCAGTCACCGTGACCACGGTCGTGCCCTCGGTGCTGCGGCTGTGGGCCGATTCCGGACGACCGCCCGGCGAACTGTCCCGCCTGCTGATCCAGGTGGGCAGTGCCCCGCTCGACCCGGCCCTGGCGCGCCGCGCGGCCCAGGAGCTGGGCTGCCGGATCCAGCGGTGGTACGGCATCAGCGAGGGGCTGCTGACCCACACCCGGCTCGACGACCCGGAGGAGGTGGCCGTGAACACGGACGGCCGCCCGATGTCACCGGGCGACGAGGTCCGGATCGTCGACGACTCCGGGAACCCGGTGCCCGACGGGGAGCCCGGCGAGATGCAGGCGCGCGGTCCGTACACGATCCGCGGGTACTACCGGGCCCCCGAGGAGAACGCCCGGTCGTTCACACCGGACGGTTTCTTCCGCACCGGCGACCTCGTCCGACGCAGGCCGGACGGCAACATCATGATCGTCGGCAGGATCAAGGACGTCATCAACCGGGCCGGCGAGAAGGTCTCCGCGGAGGAGGTGGAGCGGCAGCTACGCACCCACCCCGCCGTGCAGGACGCGGCCGTGATCGGCGTGGCGGACACCGTGCTCGGCGAACGGACGTACGCCTTCGTCGTCCTCAACGAGGCGGACGTCCGCCCGTCCGCCATGAAGGAGTTCCTCAGAGGCCGCGGCCTGGCCACCTACAAGATCCCCGACCGGCTGATTCCGATGCCGCAGCTTCCGCGCACACCGATGGGGAAGGTCGACAAGAAGGCACTGCGCGCACGGATCGCCGCGTCACAACGCTGACGGTGTGCCGGGGTGCGGGACGGGTTCCGCGTCCGTTCCGCGCCTGCCTCGGTTGACTTCGGTGGACGTCGAAGAACAGGCCGGGCATCCCCGGCCCGCCACGCCTCGGCGGTTCAGTACAACCAGCAGGTCAGTCGTCCTTCTTCACCGGCTCCAGGATCGCCACGCACTCCACGTGGTGCGTCATCGAAAAGATGTCACCCCGATTCGAACCGCAAGAAACACCAGGTCAGAATCGTTCTGCGGGTCGTACATCCAGTACGTCGGGCGCTCAGAGCGTCAAGCGAGCGTCATGGCCGACGCCCTATCTCACCTCGCCGAGTTGCTGCACCCGGCGGTGCACGCCTCTGGTGCTCGTGACCGTCACGCTACTGCTCGTAGAGCTGATGGGCTGGCGGCTGCGGGATGATGCGTACGGAGACGAAGGGAGCGCCGCCTCCGGCCCGGAAATGATGACGATGACGAGAAGCCTTGCTGGAACCACGCGGCCGTCAGCTGCACCGTGCCCAGCTCGACGCCGACTGTGTCCCTGATTCATTGGGCGACTGTGGAGAGTCAGAGCCCGCAAAAACTGACACAGCCAGTCGACCCGGTTACGGTCCTCTGCGAGGCCCAGCAGCGCGGCCTGCTGCCGACCGGAGTCGAGTCGGCGAAGCTGCCGGGCTGCGACCACTTCTCCACTGACGTCGCAGGCGCTCGGCATGAACCGGCCTGAATCGCCCCAACGACGTCCGGGCGATCACGGGCCTGCTGGTAGCGCAACACCAGCACCACGCCTCCGGTGCCGGCGTGGCATGAACCTTGGTGGGCCGGGTGACTGCGAGCCCGGGCGTTCCACACCCCGGTGGCCGGGCCGTTCGACGATCGTTGGCCGACAGACGCACCCGTGCAGAGGCTACGTGATGCAATGACATCTGCCCGGCACCGGGCTTGGCGCCGGCCCTGCTCACACCTGGGACGGAGCCCTGAGCACCAGCGAGCGAGGAGTGACCGTGCGCGGGCCTGATGAGGACAGTGAGCCGACCACTCGTGCTCCCGAGAACGGGGGTGACCGGGGCAATGCGATGACCTTGGCCGGGACGCTGGCCGCGGCGGAGACCTCGGCGCCCGTGGAGTCGCTCGACGTGGTCGCGCGCATGCTCAAGGAACGCCTCGGGGCCGCGTCGGTGTCGTTCCTCATCACCGACTTCACCGGCGGCTCGGTCGTACGGCTGGGGGCGGCGGGCAGCGTCGATACCGAGGAACCCGCCCGGCGCATCACACTGCGGGGCACCCTGTACGACGACGTGATCCGCACCCAGCGGCCGAGCGTGGAGGACAAGGGCGAGGGCGCGCTGGTGCGGGTCGTCGCCCCGGTGACCAACCGCGGGGACGCCATCGGACTCCTCGAACTGTTCCTGGCCGCGGCGCCGAACGCGGAGGTGATGCGGGAAATCGGCGAGACCGCGCACGCCCTGGCGTACATCGTCATCGCGAACCGGTCCTACACCGACGTGTACCAGTGGGGACGCCGGACCAAGCCGCTGAGTCTGGCTGCGGAGATCCAGCACCGGTTGCTCCCCGCGTCGCTGGCCTGTGAGGCGGCGCAGTTCACGGTCGCCGGGGCGCTGGAGCCGGCCGACCATGTCGGGGGTGACACCTTCGACTACGTGATCGACCGGGACACGGTCCAGCTCTCCGTCACCGATGCCATGGGGCACGATGTCGAGGCCGCGCTGCTGGCCACTCTTGCGGTGGGCGCCCTGCGCCGGGCACGGCGGGCCGGTGGCGACCTGGCCGAGCAGGCCCGCCAGGCCGACCAGGCCATGCGCGAGCACGGCCGCCAGAGCTACGTCACCGGCCAGCTCCTGCGCATCAGCCTGATCGACGGCAAGACCGAGTTCATCAACGCCGGGCACCCCTGGCCACTGCGCATGCGGAACGGACAGGTGCGGGAGATCACTCCGAAGGTCGATATGCCGTTCGGCTTCCATGCCCCTCACACCTACCGGGTCCAGTCGCTGGACCTGCGACCGGGCGACCGGCTGGTGATGCTGACCGACGGCATGCTGGAACGCAACGCCAACGCCCTTGAGCTGCCGGACCTGATCGTCCGCACTCGCGCGCTGCATCCCCGCGAGGCCGCCCGCACCCTCATCGCGGCGATCGTCGACGCCAACGACGGCCACCTGCAGGACGACGCGACTGTCATGTGCCTGGACTGGCACGGCGTCGACCACTCCCGGCGGAACGCCGACACCGGCGCCGACCTCACCGACGCCTCCGCACCGTCACAGACGGGGCGGACCACTCCTGGGCGATGACTCGAGGGCTGTTCCGGTAGCCCGCTTCGGCCGACCCTGGCCGGGCGGCGCAGGCCGAGTAGGACGAGGTCGACGCGCCCGACCAGGACCACCACAGCAGCGCGAGCCAGAATGCTGTCGCGGTCAGTAGGTGGCCAGGGAGATGGCGATGTAGTGCGCGGTGAAGCCCGCCACGGTCAGTGCGTGGAAGACCTCGTGGAAGCCGAACCAGCGGGGTGAGGGGTCGGGCCGCTGAAGAGCGTAGACCACCGCGCCTGCACTGTAGAGGAGACCGCCGACAATGATCAGGACGAGTACGGCTGCTCCGCCGGTGTGCAGGAAGTCGGGCAGATAGCGCACCGGTGCCCACCCCAGGGCCAGGTAACACGGGGTGTACAGCCAGCGCGGGGCTCCGACCCACAGGACCCGGAAGGCGATGCCGGCCAACGCGCCCGCCCACACGATCCACAGCAGTACGGACCGCTGGTCCGGCTGGAGGAGGAGCACGGCCAGGGGGGTGCAAGTGCCGGCGATGATCAGGAAGATGTTGGCGTGGTCGAGGCGTCGTAGAAGAGCTTCGCCGAGCGGCCCCCAGGTGCCGCGGTGGTAGATGGCGCTCGTTGCGAACAGCAGCCAGGCGGTGACCGAATACACGGCGCAGGCCAAAAGCGCCTGCGGCGTACGGGCCAGGCAGATGAGTACGACGCCTGCGATCAGTGCGGCGGGGACCATTCCGGCGTGGAGCCAGCCACGCAACCTCGGCTTGATCGGTTCGGCCAGGACGGCCGCCCGCTCCACCAGGGCGGCAACCGAGTGAACCTTCTTCCCTGCATCGCCACTCTGTGATCCGCAGGGCAGCCCGTCTTCACGGCGTTCTCCACGCGCTGAGGCGACGTGACTACATCCGACTTCAGCGGCGTCGCGGGACACAGCTTCCTGTCCTCCCTCGGACTCCTGGGCATCGCTGCTGGCAACCATGCGGTCATGCTAGGAGACTCACCCGGGCAGCATGATCGGAGGTCGGTCCCGACCCCTCACGCCCACGTCGCCGGGTTCGGGCTGATTCGCCGTCGTATGAGCTCCGGACCCGGTGATGCTGCCGTCAATTGCGCCTGCCGAAGCCGAGTAGATCGGCTGGGCATGGGAACGATCAGGGCTCCCGAACGGGCATCTCCGCTCGTCTACGCGCAAGGATCGCCGATGCTTCCTGAGGTCCGCCCCCACGTATCCGCCCCCCTCGCACACCAGCTGGAACACCAGCTGGGCCTCGCTTCGCATCTCGAAGCCGGCCATCTCGATGTGGAGCGCCTCGTCGGCATCGCAGTCGTCGCAGCTGCCCACTCCGATGGCTATGCGGCCACCGGCCATCTCCTCGGCCTGCTGGCCGCGCTGCCTGCCCCCACGAAGGCAGGAGAACGCTTCTGGTCGGACCTGTGGAGGTCTTCGGGCACCGCGTACCTGCTACCCGTCAACATCAAGGCTCTGGTGCTGCGTTCCCTGGCAGGAGAAGGAACTCCCCTGGCCCGACAAATCCTCTCGGCCGTCGATGAGATGACCCCGCCCCAGCGCGTCGCGGCCGGGGAGGTGATCGGTCAAGCCCTCGCTGAGTCCGACCATTTTCCCGACCTCAAGACACAGGTCATCGGAGAACTGTGGCTCCGAGACCTCGAGCTCACCGCCTGGCGCGTCCTGCACGCAGACCACAGGTCGGACGATGCCGCTGGACGGACAGCCTTCTCCGACGCCTGGACGAGCGTCTGAACCTCTGCTCCTCCGAGCTGCGCTTTGCGTCCCGGGCAGTGTGCGTGGCGGCGGCCGTAAGCTTCTGGGAAAGTTGCAGGTCTCAGCCGCCTCAGGGCGCTGCCGTAGGGTTGGGTGATTCGGCGGCGCGGCAGTGTTCGGCGCTGATGCGCTGGGCTTCCTCGAGCTGGTTCTCAAGGATGACGATGCGGCAGGCAGCCTCGACGGGGGTGCCATTGTCGACGAGTCCCGGGCTGCCCGGGCGGCGATGCGCAGCTGGTAGCGGGAGTAGCGGCGGTGTCCACCCTCGGAACGGAGCGGTGTGTTCAGGCTGGCTTCTCCGATGGCACGGAGGAAGCCCTGGGTGGTGCCGAGGATTCCGACGGCCCGGCCCATCGCGTAGGCGGGGTAATGGTCGTCATCGAGCCGGCCGAACGAATCGTCTACTGTCATTGCACTGTCTGTGAAACGCGTGGAGGGGCCCTGGTGCCATATGGCACCAGGGCCCCGAAGGAACTGCTACACCATCTGCCGGCCCTGTTACTGCGCCGACCTTCTGTGTCCGCAGACCCGACCGAGATGCTGTCGGGGGTGCGGGGATCGCGGTTGCTTGACCGGAGACCACCTCACTATCGATGTCCTGCGGTACCCGGGCTCAAGACTCCTCCCGGGCGATCCTGATGGCGCTTCGGCTCCTCCGTTCTTCCCTCGGTGATCAACTGTCTACCTAACGGGAACTGCGTACTGCTGGTACAGCTCTACTGCGTACTGCTGGTGATGCGAACTGCTCAGTGGCCTGCGACAGCGCCACTCTTCGGCAGCCAGCCCCGTCGCCCGTCCTGCGTCTGCTCTGGCTTGGAACTCCACTGCCGAACCTCCCGGTGCGCGCGCCCGCAGCCGACGCCTTCACCGAGGTGCTGCTCACTGACTTC is part of the Streptomyces agglomeratus genome and encodes:
- a CDS encoding thioesterase II family protein; this encodes MSRIRERGWVRSMIAGDPAGVRVVCFPHSGGSGVAFGEWSAAVPPGVSLMAVQYPGRGDRFGEPPVDDVAAMAGCVAAELLRLPPGDHVLFGHSLGALVAYETALLLRDAGEEPRALCVSAALPPGSMTNRGVHLAPDDEFWSTLCALGGIEPAVAENAELRDLLLPVIRSDLRAHATYRPRPGTRPLSCPVRSYHGAGDPLVEQDQLAGWASVTSGGFSGTVRPGGHFHVTTDVAELVADVLSQGPK
- the trhA gene encoding PAQR family membrane homeostasis protein TrhA, producing the protein MSRDAAEVGCSHVASARGERREDGLPCGSQSGDAGKKVHSVAALVERAAVLAEPIKPRLRGWLHAGMVPAALIAGVVLICLARTPQALLACAVYSVTAWLLFATSAIYHRGTWGPLGEALLRRLDHANIFLIIAGTCTPLAVLLLQPDQRSVLLWIVWAGALAGIAFRVLWVGAPRWLYTPCYLALGWAPVRYLPDFLHTGGAAVLVLIIVGGLLYSAGAVVYALQRPDPSPRWFGFHEVFHALTVAGFTAHYIAISLATY
- a CDS encoding antibiotic biosynthesis monooxygenase family protein; this encodes MFVILFKSRLSEEAGEDYYATEERMQERVRAIAGSDPVEVKHYTGEDGERLAVMMWQDGETLDKWRCDPDHQVAQRLGRKHWYSSYELTVAEVVRTSAHDNESPAAAAEGPR
- a CDS encoding (2,3-dihydroxybenzoyl)adenylate synthase, translated to MLDGFVHWPEQLAADLRRTGVWRGRPIGDLLHESCERNADRVAVVCGERRMTYAELSRRADRLAGGLIGLGIRPLDRVVVHLPNIPEFVVLVFALLRAGAIPVLALPGHRRAEIAHLCAHSGAVAYVVKDEFGGFDFRTIAREIPSVPHVIVSGDAQEFISLESLESPDAQDVALPTVDASDPALFLLSGGTTGLPKLIPRTHDDYEYVMRACAEAMRVGPEVVYLAVNPVAHQAALACPGVFGSLLMGGKAVLTSSVRPDDVFSLIRREAVTVTTVVPSVLRLWADSGRPPGELSRLLIQVGSAPLDPALARRAAQELGCRIQRWYGISEGLLTHTRLDDPEEVAVNTDGRPMSPGDEVRIVDDSGNPVPDGEPGEMQARGPYTIRGYYRAPEENARSFTPDGFFRTGDLVRRRPDGNIMIVGRIKDVINRAGEKVSAEEVERQLRTHPAVQDAAVIGVADTVLGERTYAFVVLNEADVRPSAMKEFLRGRGLATYKIPDRLIPMPQLPRTPMGKVDKKALRARIAASQR
- a CDS encoding FAD-dependent oxidoreductase, translated to MNGNGTDRTDGNPETVIVGAGLVGAVTALYLAPRFGPVTLLEKRADPRRNSGGQGRSLVVMLSARGWRALSDLGVADAVRRICVPLHGRRGHLPDGRTRMTPYSRDGQPIWAVERRRLHHILLDAAEATPGVRIRFGQRVRSVDLDEPAVLVEDRHGSHRLTCRRVLGCDGAHSAARAALEARGTRAEVRTLDLAYQEIDVPAGRLDPTITHYWPSGKAMFAAHPLPSGRLSGSLFMRLDGPAPSYAAARGGQDLYEMFAAHFPELTGIIPDIAEQLATKAVSTLTAVRCDRWVWRDTFALLGDSCHAMAPFMGHGMNCGFEDARVLVDCLDASADWAAGLAAYEKSRTEDADAISRLSYRHYFTMAGPPREETAAEALRGRLTALFPDRFVPLYERCAFTEESYASVLRDDERLDRLVADLLARYGTELVSAPDDRLRACTPSPHPTTATLEDSECS
- a CDS encoding PP2C family protein-serine/threonine phosphatase, which translates into the protein MTLAGTLAAAETSAPVESLDVVARMLKERLGAASVSFLITDFTGGSVVRLGAAGSVDTEEPARRITLRGTLYDDVIRTQRPSVEDKGEGALVRVVAPVTNRGDAIGLLELFLAAAPNAEVMREIGETAHALAYIVIANRSYTDVYQWGRRTKPLSLAAEIQHRLLPASLACEAAQFTVAGALEPADHVGGDTFDYVIDRDTVQLSVTDAMGHDVEAALLATLAVGALRRARRAGGDLAEQARQADQAMREHGRQSYVTGQLLRISLIDGKTEFINAGHPWPLRMRNGQVREITPKVDMPFGFHAPHTYRVQSLDLRPGDRLVMLTDGMLERNANALELPDLIVRTRALHPREAARTLIAAIVDANDGHLQDDATVMCLDWHGVDHSRRNADTGADLTDASAPSQTGRTTPGR
- a CDS encoding isocitrate/isopropylmalate dehydrogenase family protein, which produces MTTIAVIPGDGIGPEVIEPALDVLDALGLGTRTDVLDHVNAETYLRTGTALTGADLDRIRSSRAALLGAIGDPRLSDTAYVRTVLTTLRLELDLYVNYRPARLLHDRLSPLRDPARRAIDCVIVRENTEGLYSGIGGGTRTGTPQEIAIDVDLSTHQGVSRVLEFAFSVARRSVCLVDKANAVRNGGQLWQRCWSEAVARHPHVETSHLYVDTAALRLATDPTAFDVVVTNNSYGDILSDLTAALAGGLGVAASANLNPVTGKGLFEPVHGSAPDIAGTGTANPFGAILSVALLVEHLGRTEEADAVRRAVAAAVSAGRVTPDLGGSLGTKEAGAAVLTELRRP